The proteins below come from a single Burkholderia humptydooensis genomic window:
- the dcd gene encoding dCTP deaminase, translating to MSIKSDKWIRRMAEEHKMIEPFVPDQVRAAADGRKIVSYGTSSYGYDIRCADEFKIFTNINSTIVDPKNFDEGSFVDFKGDVCIIPPNSFALARTVEYFRIPRTVLTVCLGKSTYARCGIIVNVTPFEPEWEGYVTLEFSNTTPLPAKIYANEGVAQVLFFESDEVCDVSYADRGGKYQGQRGVTLPKT from the coding sequence ATGAGCATCAAGTCCGACAAGTGGATTCGGCGCATGGCCGAAGAGCACAAGATGATCGAGCCGTTCGTGCCCGATCAGGTTCGCGCCGCCGCGGACGGCCGCAAGATCGTCAGCTACGGCACGTCGAGCTACGGCTATGACATCCGCTGCGCGGACGAATTCAAGATCTTCACGAACATCAATTCGACGATCGTCGATCCGAAGAACTTCGACGAGGGCTCGTTCGTCGATTTCAAGGGCGACGTGTGCATCATCCCGCCGAACTCGTTCGCGCTCGCGCGCACCGTCGAGTACTTCCGCATTCCGCGCACCGTGCTGACGGTGTGCCTCGGCAAGTCGACTTACGCGCGCTGCGGGATCATCGTCAACGTGACGCCGTTCGAGCCCGAATGGGAAGGCTACGTGACGCTCGAATTCTCGAACACGACGCCGCTGCCCGCGAAGATCTACGCGAACGAGGGCGTCGCGCAGGTGCTCTTCTTCGAGAGCGACGAAGTCTGCGACGTGTCGTACGCCGACCGCGGCGGCAAGTATCAGGGCCAGCGCGGTGTCACGCTGCCGAAAACCTGA
- the sodC gene encoding superoxide dismutase [Cu-Zn] — protein sequence MKRRLDGVPGWLALNAPLVLAAIGLLAGCTTFASQHEKRADALLQPTVGSQARGTVTLAERPDGVQVTYNFAGLPPNSDHALQVHERGDCNAADGSSAGAVFAPAADRLRAGARVGGDLGNIHADANGVAAGFITAPDLALDGVRSVLGRSVLVHRDPGDPAFPQHGAGPALACGVVRQ from the coding sequence GCCGCTCGTCCTGGCCGCCATCGGCCTTTTGGCCGGCTGCACTACTTTTGCATCGCAACACGAAAAGCGCGCCGACGCGCTGCTCCAGCCGACCGTCGGCAGCCAGGCGCGCGGCACGGTGACGCTCGCCGAACGCCCGGACGGCGTGCAGGTCACGTACAACTTCGCGGGCCTGCCGCCCAACAGCGACCACGCGTTGCAGGTTCACGAGCGCGGCGACTGCAACGCCGCCGACGGCTCGAGCGCGGGCGCGGTGTTCGCGCCCGCGGCCGACCGGCTGCGCGCGGGCGCGCGCGTCGGCGGCGACCTCGGCAACATCCATGCGGACGCGAACGGCGTCGCGGCGGGGTTCATCACCGCGCCGGACCTCGCGCTCGACGGCGTGCGCTCGGTGCTCGGCCGCTCGGTGCTCGTCCATCGCGATCCGGGCGATCCGGCGTTCCCGCAGCACGGCGCGGGCCCCGCGCTCGCGTGCGGCGTCGTGCGGCAATGA